One segment of Drosophila mauritiana strain mau12 chromosome 3R, ASM438214v1, whole genome shotgun sequence DNA contains the following:
- the LOC117142609 gene encoding intracellular protein transport protein USO1 isoform X3: MSFSKAKLKRFNDVDVAICGSPAASNSSAGSAGSATPTAASAAAAPPTVQPERKEQIEKFFKDAVRFASSSKEAKEFAIPKEDKKSKGLRLFRTPSLPQRLRFRPTPSHTDTATGSGSGASTAASTPLHSAATTPVKEAKSASRLKGKEALQYEIRHKNELIESQLSQLDVLRRHVDQLKEAEAKLREEHELATSKTDQLIEALTSENLSHKALNEQMGQEHAALLERLAAMEQQLQQQHEEHESQVEALVAESEALRLANELLQTANEDRQKVEEQLQAQLSALQADVAQAREHCSLEQAKTAENIELVENLQKSNASLLADVVQLKQQIEQDALSYGQEAKSCQAELECLKVERNTLKNDLANKCTLIRSLQDELLDKNCEIDAHCDTIRQLCREQARHTEQQQAVAKVQQQVESDLESAVEREKSYWRAELDKRQKLAENELIKIELEKQDVMVLLETTNDMLRMRDEKLQKCEEQLRNGIDYYIQMSDALQQQLVQLKQDMAKTITEKYNYQLTLTNTRATVNILMERLKKSDADVEQYRAELESVQLAKGALEQSYLVLQADAEQLRQQLTESQDALNALRSSSQTLQSEERIDGDAQLAHYHELRRKDETREAYMVDMKKALDEFATVLQFAQLELDNKEQLLVKVREECEQLKLENIALKSKQPGSASLLGTPGKANRSNTTDLEKIEDLLCDSELRSDCEKITSWLLNSSDKCVRQDSTSEINELLSAGKSSPRPAPRTPKAAPHTPRSPRTPRTPRTPRSAASTPKKTVLFAGKENVPSPPQKQVLKARNI; this comes from the exons ATGTCTTTCTCCAAGGCCAAGTTGAAGCGTTTCAACGACGTGGATGTGGCCATCTGCGGTTCGCCAGCTGCGTCCAACAGCTCGGCGGGATCGGCGggcagtgccacgcccaccgcggCTTCGGCAGCCGCTGCTCCGCCCACCGTTCAACCGGAACGCAAGGAGCAGATCGAGAAGTTCTTCAAGGACGCCGTGCGTTTCGCGTCCAGCTCGAAGGAGGCCAAGGAATTCGCCATTCCTAAGGAGGACAAAAAGTCAAAGGGATTACGCCTGTTTCGTACTCCTTCGTTGCCGCAGCGCCTGCGCTTCCGTCCGACTCCCAGTCACACGGATACGGCCACCGGAAGCGGAAGTGGAGCCTCAACAGCGGCATCCACTCCTCTGCACTCGGCTGCCACCACGCCCGTGAAGGAGGCCAAGTCGGCCAGCCGTTTGAAGGGCAAGGAGGCACTCCAGTACGAGATCCGTCACAAGAACGAGCTGATCGAGAGCCAGTTGAGCCAACTGGACGTGCTGCGCCGCCATGTGGATCAGTTGAAGGAAGCCGAGGCCAAGTTGCGCGAGGAGCATGAGTTGGCCACCTCCAAGACAGATCAGCTCATCGAAGCCCTGACCAGTGAGAATTTGTCGCACAAAGCTCTGAACGAGCAGATGGGCCAGGAGCACGCTGCTCTTCTGGAGCGTTTGGCCGCCATggagcagcagttgcagcaacagcacGAGGAGCATGAAAGCCAAGTGGAGGCGTTGGTTGCCGAGAGCGAGGCACTGCGTCTGGCCAACGAGCTTCTGCAGACAGCGAATGAAGATCGTCAAAAggtggaggagcagctgcaggCACAACTCTCTGCTCTGCAGGCGGATGTGGCTCAGGCCCGCGAGCACTGCAGCCTGGAGCAAGCCAAGACCGCCGAGAACATTGAGCTGGTTGAGAATCTCCAGAAGAGCAATGCCTCCCTGCTGGCCGACGTAGTCCAGCTGAAGCAGCAGATCGAACAGGATGCCCTGTCCTACGGACAGGAGGCCAAGAGCTGCCAGGCGGAACTGGAGTGTCTGAAGGTGGAGCGCAACACCCTGAAGAATGACTTGGCCAACAAGTGCACTCTGATCCGCTCGCTGCAGGACGAGCTTCTGGACAAGAACTGCGAGATCGATGCTCACTGCGATACCATCCGCCAGCTGTGCCGGGAACAGGCTCGTCACaccgagcagcagcaggcggtgGCCAAGGTGCAGCAGCAGGTGGAGAGCGACCTGGAGAGCGCCGTAGAGCGCGAGAAGAGCTACTGGCGCGCCGAGCTGGACAAGCGCCAGAAGCTGGCCGAGAACGAGCTGATCAAGATCGAGCTGGAGAAGCAGGACGTGATGGTGCTGCTGGAGACCACCAATGATATGCTGCGCATGCGCGACGAGAAGCTGCAGAAATGCGAGGAGCAGTTGCGCAACGGCATCGACTACTACATCCAGATGAGCGAcgcactgcagcagcagctggtgCAGCTGAAGCAGGACATGGCCAAGACGATCACCGAGAAGTACAACTACCAGCTGACTTTGACCAACACCCGGGCCACCGTCAACATACTGATGGAGCGTCTGAAGAAGTCCGATGCGGATGTGGAGCAGTACCGTGCGGAGCTGGAATCGGTGCAGCTGGCCAAGGGAGCGCTGGAGCAGAGCTATCTGGTGTTGCAGGCGGACGCAGAGCAACTGCGCCAGCAATTGACCGAGAGCCAGGATGCGCTCAACGCACTGAGATCCTCCTCCCAGACGCTGCAGAGCGAG GAGCGCATCGatggcgacgcccagctggcCCACTACCACGAGCTGCGCCGCAAGGACGAGACGCGCGAGGCGTACATGGTGGACATGAAGAAGGCGCTCGACGAGTTCGCCACTGTGTTGCAGTTCGCCCAGTTGGAGCTGGACAACAAGGAGCAGCTGCTTGTCAAAGTACGCGAGGAGTGTGAACAGCTCAAGCTGGAGAACATTGCCCTCAAGTCCAAGCAACCGGGATCCGCATCTCTGCTGGGAACACCTGGCAAGGCCAACCGCTCGAACACCACCGATCTGGAGAAGATCGAGGATCTGCTGTGCGACTCGGAGCTGCGTTCCGACTGCGAGAAGATCACCTCGTGGCTGCTCAACTCCTCGGACAAGTGCGTGCGCCAGGACAGCACCAGCGAGATCAACGAGCTCCTGTCCGCCGGCAAGTCCTCGCCCCGTCCCGCCCCCCGCACACCCAAGGCGGCGCCGCACACCCCGCGCAGTCCGCGCACCCCCCGAACCCCACGAACACCACGATCGGCGGCCAGCACTCCCAAGAAGACTGTCCTGTTCGCCGGCAAGGAGAACGTGCCCAGTCCGCCACAGAAGCAGGTGCTCAAGGCACGCAACATCTAG
- the LOC117142609 gene encoding myosin heavy chain, clone 203 isoform X2 → MSFSKAKLKRFNDVDVAICGSPAASNSSAGSAGSATPTAASAAAAPPTVQPERKEQIEKFFKDAVRFASSSKEAKEFAIPKEDKKSKGLRLFRTPSLPQRLRFRPTPSHTDTATGSGSGASTAASTPLHSAATTPVKEAKSASRLKGKEALQYEIRHKNELIESQLSQLDVLRRHVDQLKEAEAKLREEHELATSKTDQLIEALTSENLSHKALNEQMGQEHAALLERLAAMEQQLQQQHEEHESQVEALVAESEALRLANELLQTANEDRQKVEEQLQAQLSALQADVAQAREHCSLEQAKTAENIELVENLQKSNASLLADVVQLKQQIEQDALSYGQEAKSCQAELECLKVERNTLKNDLANKCTLIRSLQDELLDKNCEIDAHCDTIRQLCREQARHTEQQQAVAKVQQQVESDLESAVEREKSYWRAELDKRQKLAENELIKIELEKQDVMVLLETTNDMLRMRDEKLQKCEEQLRNGIDYYIQMSDALQQQLVQLKQDMAKTITEKYNYQLTLTNTRATVNILMERLKKSDADVEQYRAELESVQLAKGALEQSYLVLQADAEQLRQQLTESQDALNALRSSSQTLQSEIANSFQERIDGDAQLAHYHELRRKDETREAYMVDMKKALDEFATVLQFAQLELDNKEQLLVKVREECEQLKLENIALKSKQPGSASLLGTPGKANRSNTTDLEKIEDLLCDSELRSDCEKITSWLLNSSDKCVRQDSTSEINELLSAGKSSPRPAPRTPKAAPHTPRSPRTPRTPRTPRSAASTPKKTVLFAGKENVPSPPQKQVLKARNI, encoded by the exons ATGTCTTTCTCCAAGGCCAAGTTGAAGCGTTTCAACGACGTGGATGTGGCCATCTGCGGTTCGCCAGCTGCGTCCAACAGCTCGGCGGGATCGGCGggcagtgccacgcccaccgcggCTTCGGCAGCCGCTGCTCCGCCCACCGTTCAACCGGAACGCAAGGAGCAGATCGAGAAGTTCTTCAAGGACGCCGTGCGTTTCGCGTCCAGCTCGAAGGAGGCCAAGGAATTCGCCATTCCTAAGGAGGACAAAAAGTCAAAGGGATTACGCCTGTTTCGTACTCCTTCGTTGCCGCAGCGCCTGCGCTTCCGTCCGACTCCCAGTCACACGGATACGGCCACCGGAAGCGGAAGTGGAGCCTCAACAGCGGCATCCACTCCTCTGCACTCGGCTGCCACCACGCCCGTGAAGGAGGCCAAGTCGGCCAGCCGTTTGAAGGGCAAGGAGGCACTCCAGTACGAGATCCGTCACAAGAACGAGCTGATCGAGAGCCAGTTGAGCCAACTGGACGTGCTGCGCCGCCATGTGGATCAGTTGAAGGAAGCCGAGGCCAAGTTGCGCGAGGAGCATGAGTTGGCCACCTCCAAGACAGATCAGCTCATCGAAGCCCTGACCAGTGAGAATTTGTCGCACAAAGCTCTGAACGAGCAGATGGGCCAGGAGCACGCTGCTCTTCTGGAGCGTTTGGCCGCCATggagcagcagttgcagcaacagcacGAGGAGCATGAAAGCCAAGTGGAGGCGTTGGTTGCCGAGAGCGAGGCACTGCGTCTGGCCAACGAGCTTCTGCAGACAGCGAATGAAGATCGTCAAAAggtggaggagcagctgcaggCACAACTCTCTGCTCTGCAGGCGGATGTGGCTCAGGCCCGCGAGCACTGCAGCCTGGAGCAAGCCAAGACCGCCGAGAACATTGAGCTGGTTGAGAATCTCCAGAAGAGCAATGCCTCCCTGCTGGCCGACGTAGTCCAGCTGAAGCAGCAGATCGAACAGGATGCCCTGTCCTACGGACAGGAGGCCAAGAGCTGCCAGGCGGAACTGGAGTGTCTGAAGGTGGAGCGCAACACCCTGAAGAATGACTTGGCCAACAAGTGCACTCTGATCCGCTCGCTGCAGGACGAGCTTCTGGACAAGAACTGCGAGATCGATGCTCACTGCGATACCATCCGCCAGCTGTGCCGGGAACAGGCTCGTCACaccgagcagcagcaggcggtgGCCAAGGTGCAGCAGCAGGTGGAGAGCGACCTGGAGAGCGCCGTAGAGCGCGAGAAGAGCTACTGGCGCGCCGAGCTGGACAAGCGCCAGAAGCTGGCCGAGAACGAGCTGATCAAGATCGAGCTGGAGAAGCAGGACGTGATGGTGCTGCTGGAGACCACCAATGATATGCTGCGCATGCGCGACGAGAAGCTGCAGAAATGCGAGGAGCAGTTGCGCAACGGCATCGACTACTACATCCAGATGAGCGAcgcactgcagcagcagctggtgCAGCTGAAGCAGGACATGGCCAAGACGATCACCGAGAAGTACAACTACCAGCTGACTTTGACCAACACCCGGGCCACCGTCAACATACTGATGGAGCGTCTGAAGAAGTCCGATGCGGATGTGGAGCAGTACCGTGCGGAGCTGGAATCGGTGCAGCTGGCCAAGGGAGCGCTGGAGCAGAGCTATCTGGTGTTGCAGGCGGACGCAGAGCAACTGCGCCAGCAATTGACCGAGAGCCAGGATGCGCTCAACGCACTGAGATCCTCCTCCCAGACGCTGCAGAGCGAG ATTGCAAACTCGTTCCAGGAGCGCATCGatggcgacgcccagctggcCCACTACCACGAGCTGCGCCGCAAGGACGAGACGCGCGAGGCGTACATGGTGGACATGAAGAAGGCGCTCGACGAGTTCGCCACTGTGTTGCAGTTCGCCCAGTTGGAGCTGGACAACAAGGAGCAGCTGCTTGTCAAAGTACGCGAGGAGTGTGAACAGCTCAAGCTGGAGAACATTGCCCTCAAGTCCAAGCAACCGGGATCCGCATCTCTGCTGGGAACACCTGGCAAGGCCAACCGCTCGAACACCACCGATCTGGAGAAGATCGAGGATCTGCTGTGCGACTCGGAGCTGCGTTCCGACTGCGAGAAGATCACCTCGTGGCTGCTCAACTCCTCGGACAAGTGCGTGCGCCAGGACAGCACCAGCGAGATCAACGAGCTCCTGTCCGCCGGCAAGTCCTCGCCCCGTCCCGCCCCCCGCACACCCAAGGCGGCGCCGCACACCCCGCGCAGTCCGCGCACCCCCCGAACCCCACGAACACCACGATCGGCGGCCAGCACTCCCAAGAAGACTGTCCTGTTCGCCGGCAAGGAGAACGTGCCCAGTCCGCCACAGAAGCAGGTGCTCAAGGCACGCAACATCTAG
- the LOC117142609 gene encoding intracellular protein transport protein USO1 isoform X1, whose protein sequence is MSFSKAKLKRFNDVDVAICGSPAASNSSAGSAGSATPTAASAAAAPPTVQPERKEQIEKFFKDAVRFASSSKEAKEFAIPKEDKKSKGLRLFRTPSLPQRLRFRPTPSHTDTATGSGSGASTAASTPLHSAATTPVKEAKSASRLKGKEALQYEIRHKNELIESQLSQLDVLRRHVDQLKEAEAKLREEHELATSKTDQLIEALTSENLSHKALNEQMGQEHAALLERLAAMEQQLQQQHEEHESQVEALVAESEALRLANELLQTANEDRQKVEEQLQAQLSALQADVAQAREHCSLEQAKTAENIELVENLQKSNASLLADVVQLKQQIEQDALSYGQEAKSCQAELECLKVERNTLKNDLANKCTLIRSLQDELLDKNCEIDAHCDTIRQLCREQARHTEQQQAVAKVQQQVESDLESAVEREKSYWRAELDKRQKLAENELIKIELEKQDVMVLLETTNDMLRMRDEKLQKCEEQLRNGIDYYIQMSDALQQQLVQLKQDMAKTITEKYNYQLTLTNTRATVNILMERLKKSDADVEQYRAELESVQLAKGALEQSYLVLQADAEQLRQQLTESQDALNALRSSSQTLQSEVSLKESLLHELLAGEAETLAKFNQIANSFQERIDGDAQLAHYHELRRKDETREAYMVDMKKALDEFATVLQFAQLELDNKEQLLVKVREECEQLKLENIALKSKQPGSASLLGTPGKANRSNTTDLEKIEDLLCDSELRSDCEKITSWLLNSSDKCVRQDSTSEINELLSAGKSSPRPAPRTPKAAPHTPRSPRTPRTPRTPRSAASTPKKTVLFAGKENVPSPPQKQVLKARNI, encoded by the coding sequence ATGTCTTTCTCCAAGGCCAAGTTGAAGCGTTTCAACGACGTGGATGTGGCCATCTGCGGTTCGCCAGCTGCGTCCAACAGCTCGGCGGGATCGGCGggcagtgccacgcccaccgcggCTTCGGCAGCCGCTGCTCCGCCCACCGTTCAACCGGAACGCAAGGAGCAGATCGAGAAGTTCTTCAAGGACGCCGTGCGTTTCGCGTCCAGCTCGAAGGAGGCCAAGGAATTCGCCATTCCTAAGGAGGACAAAAAGTCAAAGGGATTACGCCTGTTTCGTACTCCTTCGTTGCCGCAGCGCCTGCGCTTCCGTCCGACTCCCAGTCACACGGATACGGCCACCGGAAGCGGAAGTGGAGCCTCAACAGCGGCATCCACTCCTCTGCACTCGGCTGCCACCACGCCCGTGAAGGAGGCCAAGTCGGCCAGCCGTTTGAAGGGCAAGGAGGCACTCCAGTACGAGATCCGTCACAAGAACGAGCTGATCGAGAGCCAGTTGAGCCAACTGGACGTGCTGCGCCGCCATGTGGATCAGTTGAAGGAAGCCGAGGCCAAGTTGCGCGAGGAGCATGAGTTGGCCACCTCCAAGACAGATCAGCTCATCGAAGCCCTGACCAGTGAGAATTTGTCGCACAAAGCTCTGAACGAGCAGATGGGCCAGGAGCACGCTGCTCTTCTGGAGCGTTTGGCCGCCATggagcagcagttgcagcaacagcacGAGGAGCATGAAAGCCAAGTGGAGGCGTTGGTTGCCGAGAGCGAGGCACTGCGTCTGGCCAACGAGCTTCTGCAGACAGCGAATGAAGATCGTCAAAAggtggaggagcagctgcaggCACAACTCTCTGCTCTGCAGGCGGATGTGGCTCAGGCCCGCGAGCACTGCAGCCTGGAGCAAGCCAAGACCGCCGAGAACATTGAGCTGGTTGAGAATCTCCAGAAGAGCAATGCCTCCCTGCTGGCCGACGTAGTCCAGCTGAAGCAGCAGATCGAACAGGATGCCCTGTCCTACGGACAGGAGGCCAAGAGCTGCCAGGCGGAACTGGAGTGTCTGAAGGTGGAGCGCAACACCCTGAAGAATGACTTGGCCAACAAGTGCACTCTGATCCGCTCGCTGCAGGACGAGCTTCTGGACAAGAACTGCGAGATCGATGCTCACTGCGATACCATCCGCCAGCTGTGCCGGGAACAGGCTCGTCACaccgagcagcagcaggcggtgGCCAAGGTGCAGCAGCAGGTGGAGAGCGACCTGGAGAGCGCCGTAGAGCGCGAGAAGAGCTACTGGCGCGCCGAGCTGGACAAGCGCCAGAAGCTGGCCGAGAACGAGCTGATCAAGATCGAGCTGGAGAAGCAGGACGTGATGGTGCTGCTGGAGACCACCAATGATATGCTGCGCATGCGCGACGAGAAGCTGCAGAAATGCGAGGAGCAGTTGCGCAACGGCATCGACTACTACATCCAGATGAGCGAcgcactgcagcagcagctggtgCAGCTGAAGCAGGACATGGCCAAGACGATCACCGAGAAGTACAACTACCAGCTGACTTTGACCAACACCCGGGCCACCGTCAACATACTGATGGAGCGTCTGAAGAAGTCCGATGCGGATGTGGAGCAGTACCGTGCGGAGCTGGAATCGGTGCAGCTGGCCAAGGGAGCGCTGGAGCAGAGCTATCTGGTGTTGCAGGCGGACGCAGAGCAACTGCGCCAGCAATTGACCGAGAGCCAGGATGCGCTCAACGCACTGAGATCCTCCTCCCAGACGCTGCAGAGCGAGGTATCGTTGAAGGAGTCCTTGCTCCACGAGCTGCTCGCCGGCGAGGCGGAGACGTTGGCTAAATTCAATCAGATTGCAAACTCGTTCCAGGAGCGCATCGatggcgacgcccagctggcCCACTACCACGAGCTGCGCCGCAAGGACGAGACGCGCGAGGCGTACATGGTGGACATGAAGAAGGCGCTCGACGAGTTCGCCACTGTGTTGCAGTTCGCCCAGTTGGAGCTGGACAACAAGGAGCAGCTGCTTGTCAAAGTACGCGAGGAGTGTGAACAGCTCAAGCTGGAGAACATTGCCCTCAAGTCCAAGCAACCGGGATCCGCATCTCTGCTGGGAACACCTGGCAAGGCCAACCGCTCGAACACCACCGATCTGGAGAAGATCGAGGATCTGCTGTGCGACTCGGAGCTGCGTTCCGACTGCGAGAAGATCACCTCGTGGCTGCTCAACTCCTCGGACAAGTGCGTGCGCCAGGACAGCACCAGCGAGATCAACGAGCTCCTGTCCGCCGGCAAGTCCTCGCCCCGTCCCGCCCCCCGCACACCCAAGGCGGCGCCGCACACCCCGCGCAGTCCGCGCACCCCCCGAACCCCACGAACACCACGATCGGCGGCCAGCACTCCCAAGAAGACTGTCCTGTTCGCCGGCAAGGAGAACGTGCCCAGTCCGCCACAGAAGCAGGTGCTCAAGGCACGCAACATCTAG
- the LOC117143505 gene encoding solute carrier family 22 member 3 codes for MTDSQSTGSFPRKSPPELDVVEQVNGSFGRWQLRTILLIFLCKIPSAWFTAIIIYTAPYPWKGELVCHPADWNVSRSQAEHVDRNHPLWQDARSTDRLFNVDVCNAYSNSLARGFVRSHGQEWNASESKEPGGQSSLPCEHVEHRTDYKSLISQFDLICSRRVLVALTQSFHALGALIGGLMAYSALKKISPRRLMLLGMIGQIFCGNLTGLVDTYQLHIYFRCLTSIFCALMYTSGQFILNDITSGKARIIVVTLSELFWSMGLVLLPAISIYFDNWSYLYVAISSSLIVLVWLHRWIADAPRWLLQHQRVEAALRQLLESATYNNRKVPLTLDVQLTIYANDLDQKSKQKHSYCQVWDGETKRSQLVYIHLIWGGAMVLYNIILLMIRNLGAQQVHVNTAAMGFAEMVGLFVGLYLILYTRRHWRWAGNLMIIAGLSTYLIWLLPETERNSRRVGLELVFWLILKIANSASIAVLTTCTSEIVSKEKRVVLMLSVISFSRVCLLFCPFLSCLTVIHHLVPITILATMGWIYGLALRRLNRYYWNTEQPQISQVPTPNTYRRQSAIILRRCSTVSSDCSAYSNELLSNFERNMAVSIADIWHINFHPSSEIEMEVDQSGPEAHRAHSSETI; via the exons ATGACGGATTCGCAGTCGACGGGTAGCTTTCCGAGGAAGTCCCCTCCAGAACTGGACGTGGTCGAACAGGTGAACGGCAGCTTTGGCCGCTGGCAGTTGCGCACCATCCTGCTGATATTCCTCTGCAAGATTCCAAGCGCATGGTTCACGGCCATCATTATCTATACGGCTCCGTATCCCTGGAAGGGGGAACTCGTCTGTCACCCGGCTGATTGGAATGTTAGCCGCTCGCAGGCGGAGCATGTTGATCGGAACCATCCCCTCTGGCAGGATGCACGCAGCACGGATCGACTCTTTAACGTGGACGTGTGCAATGCCTATTCCAACTCACTGGCCCGAGGATTCGTGCGTAGTCATGGTCAGGAGTGGAACGCCTCGGAATCGAAGGAACCAGGTGGCCAGTCGTCGCTGCCCTGTGAGCACGTAGAGCACCGAACTGACTACAAGTCCCTGATTAGTCAGTTCGATCTAATTTGCTCCCGTCGCGTTCTTGTGGCTCTGACGCAATCTTTTCACGCACTTGGTGCCCTGATTGGCGGACTCATGGCCTACTCAGCACTCAAGAA AATCAGTCCGCGTCGCTTGATGTTGCTGGGCATGATTGGACAGATATTTTGTGGTAATCTCACCGGCTTGGTGGACACCTATCAGTTGCACATCTACTTCCGCTGTCTCACTTCCATATTTTGTGCTCTCATGTACACTTCCGGGCAATTTATAT TGAACGACATAACCTCGGGTAAGGCTCGCATCATAGTGGTCACCTTATCGGAGCTCTTCTGGTCCATGGGTCTCGTCCTGCTGCCCGCCATATCGATATATTTCGACAACTGGAGCTACCTGTACGTGGCCATCTCGTCCTCCCTCATTGTGCTGGTATGGCTGCATCGTTGGATAGCTGATGCTCCTCGCTGGCTGCTCCAACATCAGCGGGTGGAGGCTGCGCTGCGTCAGCTGCTGGAATCAGCCACATACAATAACCGAAAGGTTCCACTTACCCTCGATGTGCAGCTCACAATATACGCCAATGACCTGGACCAGAAATCCAAACAGAAGCACAGCTACTGCCAAGTCTGGGATGGCGAGACGAAACGCAGCCAGCTCGTGTACATCCATTTGATCTGGGGTGGTGCTATGGTGCTCTACAACATCATTCTGTTGATGATTCGAAACCTGGGCGCCCAACAAGTGCATGTGAACACAGCGGCCATGGGATTTGCTGAGATGGTGGGCCTTTTTGTGGGCCTATACCTGATCCTGTACACGCGTCGTCATTGGCGGTGGGCAGGAAATCTGATGATTATAGCTGGTCTCAGCACCTATCTGATCTGGTTGCTGCCCGAAACTG AACGCAATTCGCGTCGCGTGGGACTGGAACTGGTGTTTTGGCTTATATTAAAGATAGCCAACTCCGCCTCGATTGCAGTGCTGACCACCTGCACCAGTGAGATTGTGTCCAAGGAGAAGCGGGTGGTCCTTATGCTTTCCGTGATCTCATTTAGCCGCGTGTGCCTGCTCTTCTGCCCGTTTCTGAGCTGTCTCACTGTCATCCACCACCTGGTCCCCATCACCATCCTGGCCACCATGGGCTGGATTTACGGCTTGGCCCTGCGCCGCCTGAACCGCTACTACTGGAACACGGAACAGCCCCAGATCAGCCAGGTGCCCACGCCCAACACCTATCGTCGCCAGTCGGCCATCATCCTGCGCCGCTGCAGCACAGTGAGTTCGGATTGCAGTGCCTACAGCAATGAGCTTCTCAGCAACTTCGAGCGGAACATGGCAGTTAGCATAGCCGACATTTGGCACATCAATTTCCATCCCTCCAGCGAGATCGAGATGGAAGTGGATCAGAGTGGTCCGGAAGCTCACAGAGCGCACAGCTCGGAAACCATTTGA
- the LOC117144984 gene encoding solute carrier family 22 member 13 yields MVNPSPARGGESTAPHILPNEMEHDLDKRMATPPPAPAGSDVIADVVGDFGIWQLRTILIIFLCKIPAAWFMACIIFTGPELYPGSEFTCDTSYLTSSSNSSFSVSDNQCYVLDESTGTSSECEQFTYVSSFDSLIMQFNLVCLRDIFVAWTQYWHLFGVLVGGVMGTKMMLAISPRSTYCVGAVAQILCGVVTGYARDFSLHCAFRCLSAVCCAIMFTAGQAIFADITAGMHRIGAIILYDTFWSIGVILLPGLSSFFNSWSLIYVGITFPTVMLILLLYWTPDSPRWLLRHAADRFSIDNVEEIVREGAAINDRTFKIPPDFRLQLEQLSERLKAQPPPAPWTELWKGKRAKTHMVAAHLALAFFVINFMGMLLNIRSFGRDYLVPNTIAMGFSEIIGCFLALHFTLKHNKWKWQCAGVFNILAGILGCMGWIFTNADSMDADLKVSLWMIIATIPKAAVSCAQSMILACMNELMPANKKQLFVFSVVTWARVWLLSAPFFNVLRKIDTAMSLTSYCVFSILGGICTSLLLTPRISVSPVVPHLEPSNTKEQSPLNAPVWTVESDVNNTRL; encoded by the exons ATGGTCAATCCGTCGCCCGCCCGAGGTGGAGAATCCACTGCCCCCCACATCCTACCCAATGAGATGGAGCATGACCTGGACAAGAGGATGGCAACGCCACCTCCAGCACCTGCCGGTAGCGATGTCATCGCCGATGTTGTAGGCGACTTTGGCATCTGGCAGCTGAGAACCATCCTCATCATCTTTCTGTGCAAAATTCCCGCCGCCTGGTTCATGGCCTGCATCATCTTCACCGGACCGGAACTCTATCCCGGCTCGGAGTTCACCTGCGACACCAGTTATTTGactagcagcagcaactccagTTTCAGTGTTTCAGATAACCAGTGCTATGTCCTCGACGAGTCCACTGGTACCAGCTCTGAGTGCGAGCAGTTCACCTACGTCTCCAGTTTCGACTCCCTGATCATGCAATTCAATCTGGTCTGCTTGAGGGACATCTTTGTGGCCTGGACTCAGTACTGGCATCTGTTCGGAGTTCTTGTAGGCGGCGTTATGGGCACCAAGATGATGCTGGCCATCAGCCCGAGGAGCACCTATTGTGTGGGCGCCGTAGCCCAGATTTTGTGTGGAGTAGTCACTGGATACGCCAGGGATTTTAGTCTGCACTGCGCATTCCGTTGCCTCTCCGCTGTCTGTTGTGCGATCATGTTCACAGCTGGTCAAGCCATAT TTGCGGACATCACGGCGGGAATGCATCGCATTGGTGCCATTATCCTATACGACACTTTCTGGTCCATTGGCGTGatcctgttgccaggactcTCCTCGTTCTTCAACAGCTGGTCCCTGATCTATGTGGGCATCACATTCCCCACTGTCATGCTGATCCTGCTGCTCTACTGGACTCCGGATTCCCCGCGCTGGCTGCTCCGGCACGCTGCAGATCGTTTCTCCATTGACAATGTGGAGGAAATCGTGCGTGAGGGAGCGGCGATCAATGATCGCACGTTTAAGATCCCTCCGGATTTCCGACTGCAGCTGGAGCAACTAAGTGAGCGCTTGAAGGCCCAACCCCCACCAGCTCCTTGGACTGAGTTGTGGAAGGGAAAGCGGGCCAAGACGCACATGGTCGCTGCCCACTTGGCACTGGCCTTCTTCGTCATCAACTTCATGGGCATGCTGCTCAACATAAGATCATTTGGAAGAGACTATCTGGTGCCCAACACTATTGCCATGG GATTTTCGGAGATCATTGGCTGCTTCCTGGCGCTGCACTTTACACTCAAGCACAACAAGTGGAAGTGGCAATGTGCAGGGGTCTTTAATATATTAGCTGGAATCCTTGGATGCATGGGCTGGATCTTCACCAATGCGGACTCAA TGGATGCTGATCTAAAAGTGAGCCTCTGGATGATCATAGCCACCATTCCCAAGGCGGCTGTTTCGTGTGCCCAATCGATGATCCTGGCCTGCATGAACGAACTGATGCCGGCGAACAAGAAGCAGCTGTTCGTCTTTTCCGTGGTCACCTGGGCCCGGGTGTGGCTCCTCTCAGCTCCGTTCTTCAATGTCCTGAGGAAGATCGACACGGCCATGTCGCTGACTTCGTATTGTGTGTTCAGCATTCTGGGCGGAATCTGCACCAGCCTGCTCCTCACGCCCAGGATAAGTGTGTCCCCGGTAGTGCCACACTTGGAGCCGAGCAACACGAAGGAGCAGTCTCCATTGAACGCACCAGTTTGGACCGTCGAATCCGATGTGAACAATACTCGATTGTAG